A single Candidatus Delongbacteria bacterium DNA region contains:
- a CDS encoding HAD hydrolase-like protein, with translation MKIVFFDFYRTLSNSRYFEIIQSELSIKLDIIFRESDNDLCNRWWNGKVHTGEFVEELAILLNCRSSILLDSLKNSLKLISFNEKVFNSVEKIRQGGIKTGIATINSDYFTNVIVPYFNLESKFDFILNSSDYKTLNKPEMIKRTLDNLNLSTSDVLLIDDNERILEDFKKIGGNVFFYHNDDDYDIWFKSELLKW, from the coding sequence ATGAAAATAGTATTTTTTGACTTTTACAGAACTTTGTCAAATTCTAGATATTTTGAGATTATACAGAGTGAATTATCTATAAAATTAGATATAATTTTCAGAGAGTCAGATAATGATCTTTGCAATAGATGGTGGAATGGTAAGGTTCATACCGGTGAGTTTGTTGAGGAGTTAGCAATCTTGTTAAATTGTAGATCATCTATTTTATTAGATTCTCTTAAAAATTCTTTAAAATTAATCTCGTTTAATGAAAAAGTTTTTAACTCCGTTGAAAAGATTCGCCAAGGAGGTATTAAAACTGGTATTGCCACAATTAATAGTGATTATTTCACCAATGTGATTGTCCCTTATTTTAATTTAGAGTCAAAATTTGATTTTATTTTAAATTCTTCGGATTACAAAACATTAAATAAGCCAGAAATGATAAAAAGAACATTGGATAATTTGAATTTAAGCACTTCTGATGTTTTACTTATTGATGATAATGAAAGAATTTTAGAAGATTTTAAAAAAATCGGTGGAAATGTTTTTTTCTATCATAATGACGATGATTATGATATTTGGTTTAAATCAGAATTATTAAAATGGTGA
- a CDS encoding peptide deformylase yields MKNEVLLLGNPILRLVSDCVIFPLDEKTKLEIAMLHEALEEFRCKVGFGRGIAAPQIGISKRIIALNLKNKLYTVINPNVVFSSNDKFFIWDDCMSFPDLLVKVERHKSISMVFLDENGEKIVWENLPTDVSELMQHEIDHLDGILAVDRVVDKFGLIYKSELNKATQNS; encoded by the coding sequence ATGAAAAACGAAGTATTACTTTTGGGAAATCCTATATTAAGACTAGTTTCAGATTGTGTTATATTTCCTTTAGATGAAAAAACAAAGCTTGAAATAGCAATGCTACATGAAGCATTAGAAGAATTTCGGTGTAAAGTTGGATTTGGAAGAGGCATTGCAGCTCCTCAGATTGGTATTTCTAAAAGAATCATTGCCTTGAATTTGAAGAATAAACTATATACAGTAATAAACCCTAATGTAGTATTTAGTTCAAATGACAAGTTTTTCATATGGGATGATTGTATGTCCTTTCCCGATTTGCTGGTAAAAGTTGAGAGACATAAATCTATCAGTATGGTGTTTCTTGATGAAAATGGAGAGAAAATTGTTTGGGAAAATTTACCAACGGATGTTTCAGAACTTATGCAACACGAGATTGACCATTTGGATGGTATTTTGGCGGTAGATCGAGTTGTAGATAAATTCGGTTTGATCTACAAATCTGAACTGAATAAAGCCACCCAGAACTCTTAA
- a CDS encoding PAS domain S-box protein, with protein MSIIFEIIYNFSLIFSVSIICQHITSKNLPEKYRKLVQGVLFSFVTIIGMLNPVILKEGLVFDGRSVIISLVSMFYGGIPALITFLSATLFRYSQGGIGLYMGYFVIFESALVGYIFHYIINLKRIKISIKLLLLNQVIVHTLMLFSVYFLPSSQIFHTINSLWLIILILYPVFGFLLGYFFLKIDDYKLIKLENHNYNNRFELLVKNSFDIIVIVDAEGKQRYVSPSCKEITGYMSSELEGKPITDIIHPDDFPEIQKSWDLILKDKTLVKKGRYRHKHKTKGWVYMEAVAQNFFDEPTISGIVCSVRDISEGIIIEDELRRSEQNFRHLLELAPDAFFQGNTRGDIITCNNNAIVMTGYSREDLIGKNLSFLFTEKILTKKPLDYEALNRGETIKTEREIRRKNGSVYPVEMSSKKMPNGTYQSFMRDITERKEAEYTLINEKERLLVTLKSIGDGVIVVDKQGKITLMNREAEKLTGWSNSEAFGKDIEDVFIILNEISGSIIENPVKKVFLTGKIHDLENHTLLKSRTGREMIIADSASPIMDQSGNIIGVVLVFRDVTEKEKLIREVQQAQKLESIGVLAGGIAHDFNNLLAGIYGYITIAIMKSKDNDVTTTLRKAENSIQRAKHLTLQLLTFSKGGDPIINSVEMKSFIQEITKFALSGSHVSINFDLCNTELYAYIDKNQIAQALDNIIINSKEAMPAGGEIEVKLRVTERSILKHPDLNYEKYILISITDQGTGIPKDYIDKIFDPFFTTKPEGHGLGLAMSYSIIQKHEGFIEVESKIGKGTTFEIYLPIRTNMNRILDNKNSNDAVQSEKRSRKILVMDDEPILREIIKDFLLALGHNPTVCKNGNEAVDLFKNSLKSDEKYEVVIFDLTIPGAMGGIDAFKIIKEMDNKVIGLVSSGYSKDQAISTPIEFGFAASIVKPFTIEELDEVLSKIL; from the coding sequence ATGTCAATAATATTCGAGATTATATATAATTTTAGTTTAATTTTCTCAGTAAGTATAATTTGCCAACATATTACAAGTAAAAACTTACCTGAAAAATATAGAAAATTGGTGCAGGGAGTATTGTTTTCTTTTGTTACTATAATAGGTATGCTAAATCCTGTTATTTTGAAAGAGGGGCTGGTTTTTGACGGAAGGTCGGTAATTATTAGTTTAGTATCAATGTTCTATGGTGGTATACCAGCTCTTATTACCTTCTTGTCGGCTACATTATTTAGATATTCCCAAGGTGGTATTGGACTGTATATGGGTTATTTTGTTATATTTGAGTCTGCCCTTGTGGGGTATATTTTTCACTACATTATTAATTTGAAAAGAATTAAAATATCCATAAAATTATTATTGCTAAATCAAGTTATAGTACATACTCTTATGCTATTTTCTGTTTATTTTTTACCAAGCTCTCAAATTTTTCACACAATCAATTCCCTATGGTTAATAATTCTCATACTATATCCTGTTTTTGGATTTCTTCTCGGGTACTTTTTTCTTAAAATTGATGATTACAAATTAATCAAGCTTGAAAACCATAATTACAACAATAGATTTGAATTATTAGTCAAAAATTCTTTTGATATAATTGTAATAGTAGATGCTGAAGGGAAACAGAGGTATGTGAGTCCATCTTGTAAGGAAATTACTGGTTATATGTCAAGTGAATTAGAGGGCAAGCCAATTACTGATATTATTCATCCTGACGATTTTCCTGAGATACAAAAATCGTGGGATTTGATCCTTAAAGATAAAACTTTAGTTAAAAAAGGAAGATATAGACATAAACATAAAACAAAAGGTTGGGTTTACATGGAAGCTGTTGCTCAGAATTTTTTTGATGAGCCAACAATTTCTGGTATAGTATGCAGTGTTAGAGATATCAGCGAAGGAATAATTATAGAAGATGAATTAAGAAGAAGTGAACAGAATTTTAGACATCTTCTTGAATTAGCACCTGATGCTTTCTTTCAAGGTAATACGAGAGGAGACATAATAACATGTAATAATAATGCTATAGTAATGACAGGTTATTCAAGAGAAGATTTAATAGGGAAAAATCTTAGTTTTTTATTTACAGAAAAAATACTAACTAAAAAACCATTAGATTACGAAGCCCTAAACAGGGGAGAAACTATTAAAACAGAAAGAGAGATTAGAAGAAAGAATGGTTCGGTATATCCTGTTGAAATGAGCTCAAAAAAAATGCCAAATGGAACCTATCAATCGTTTATGAGAGATATAACCGAACGTAAAGAAGCTGAGTACACTTTGATAAATGAAAAGGAAAGATTACTTGTAACATTAAAAAGTATTGGAGATGGTGTAATTGTTGTCGATAAGCAAGGCAAAATTACGCTAATGAATCGTGAAGCTGAGAAGCTTACTGGTTGGAGTAATAGTGAGGCATTTGGAAAAGATATTGAAGATGTATTCATAATTTTAAATGAAATCAGCGGCTCTATAATAGAAAATCCTGTTAAAAAAGTTTTTTTGACCGGAAAAATTCATGATCTAGAAAATCACACTTTATTGAAATCCAGAACGGGTAGAGAGATGATAATCGCAGACAGTGCTTCTCCAATCATGGATCAGTCTGGTAACATTATAGGAGTCGTTTTAGTTTTTAGGGATGTTACAGAAAAAGAGAAATTGATCAGGGAAGTACAGCAAGCTCAAAAACTTGAATCCATCGGTGTCCTTGCCGGTGGAATTGCTCATGATTTTAATAATCTTTTGGCTGGTATCTATGGGTATATTACAATTGCTATTATGAAATCCAAAGATAATGATGTAACAACTACACTTAGAAAAGCTGAAAATTCGATCCAGAGAGCAAAACACTTAACTTTACAATTGCTTACTTTTTCAAAGGGAGGAGACCCGATAATTAACAGCGTGGAAATGAAGTCTTTTATACAAGAAATAACAAAATTTGCTTTGAGTGGTTCTCACGTGTCAATCAATTTCGATCTTTGCAATACGGAACTTTATGCCTATATAGATAAAAACCAAATTGCTCAGGCATTGGATAATATTATCATCAATTCCAAGGAAGCAATGCCCGCTGGTGGGGAAATTGAGGTAAAATTACGAGTAACTGAAAGATCAATTTTAAAGCATCCAGATCTTAATTACGAAAAATACATTTTAATTTCTATAACAGATCAGGGTACAGGCATTCCTAAAGATTATATAGATAAAATTTTTGATCCATTCTTCACCACAAAACCGGAAGGACATGGCTTAGGACTAGCCATGAGTTATTCAATTATACAAAAGCATGAAGGTTTTATTGAGGTTGAGTCTAAGATTGGCAAAGGAACAACTTTTGAAATCTATCTTCCTATAAGAACTAATATGAATAGAATATTAGACAATAAAAATTCTAATGATGCTGTACAAAGTGAGAAAAGAAGTCGTAAAATTTTGGTAATGGACGATGAACCGATATTACGTGAGATTATTAAAGATTTTCTTTTAGCACTTGGTCATAACCCAACAGTTTGTAAAAATGGAAATGAGGCTGTAGATCTTTTTAAGAATTCGCTAAAAAGTGATGAAAAATATGAAGTTGTAATATTTGATCTTACTATCCCCGGTGCTATGGGAGGAATTGATGCTTTTAAAATAATCAAGGAAATGGATAATAAAGTGATTGGATTAGTAAGTAGTGGTTATAGCAAAGATCAGGCAATATCGACGCCAATAGAATTTGGTTTTGCTGCAAGTATTGTGAAACCTTTCACTATTGAAGAACTTGATGAAGTCCTTTCTAAAATATTGTAA
- a CDS encoding Mrp/NBP35 family ATP-binding protein: MAIPLKQHKDPLYQELLSSAKVKLAVASGKGGVGKSTVAANLAISLAKAGFKVGLMDADIFGPSIAKMFGTNHGEIRIEDEKMVPIEKYGVKFLSMGNLIPEGKASIWRGPMVHSAIQQMVKDTEWGELDYFIMDLPPGTGDIQLSMVQTVNINGAIVVSTPQEMSLIDVRKCVDMFNQINVKVTGIVENMAYFICDSCEKKHYIFGEGGASKYADESGLPLLMELPINKNIMQTGETGTPYALNSTDDSFDTLAKRILEIHSIS, translated from the coding sequence ATGGCTATTCCATTGAAACAACACAAAGATCCACTATATCAAGAGCTTCTAAGCTCTGCAAAAGTAAAACTGGCAGTTGCTAGTGGTAAGGGTGGTGTAGGGAAATCTACTGTTGCAGCAAATTTAGCAATTTCTTTAGCTAAAGCTGGATTTAAAGTAGGTCTTATGGATGCTGATATTTTTGGACCGTCCATTGCTAAAATGTTTGGTACAAATCATGGTGAAATAAGAATTGAAGACGAGAAAATGGTTCCCATCGAGAAGTACGGAGTCAAATTTTTATCAATGGGTAATTTGATACCAGAAGGCAAGGCGTCAATTTGGAGAGGACCAATGGTTCACTCTGCTATTCAGCAGATGGTTAAAGACACTGAATGGGGTGAACTGGATTATTTCATTATGGATTTGCCTCCGGGAACTGGCGACATTCAATTATCAATGGTTCAAACTGTTAACATCAATGGAGCTATTGTAGTTTCAACTCCTCAAGAGATGTCTTTGATTGATGTTAGAAAATGTGTTGATATGTTCAATCAAATAAATGTTAAAGTTACAGGTATTGTTGAAAATATGGCGTATTTCATCTGTGATTCCTGCGAAAAGAAACATTATATTTTTGGTGAAGGTGGAGCTTCTAAATATGCTGATGAATCTGGACTCCCACTACTTATGGAATTACCTATAAATAAGAATATTATGCAAACCGGTGAGACTGGAACTCCATATGCCTTAAACTCTACAGACGATTCTTTTGATACTTTAGCCAAAAGAATTCTTGAAATCCATTCTATTAGTTAA
- a CDS encoding flippase-like domain-containing protein, whose translation MKNLFRKYSLFFRIGFTIILFYILYLITDLNPNELLKTISNAESNWIIIAFIIFNVSIFFSSFRWWYILRILSLKAPIILCVISYYRSYFMNNFLPSSVGGDLSRIYSVGKYFNDSDKVITTVILERVLGLISLVFIAGIGMLFLDLDFYLEIANLIILVLLTLFLFSLVNPISNQFFLKLISKIPFKFKRSIHNIVETFQIFSKEPQKLIISLFLSIVFRFVEGLFVWAVVKSLKIDFSIEYVIVLQSIVNVIKFLPVTINGLGLSEGTWVALTVNTNIGEEKAILISLTAITVSIINSLIGGVLFLKKTRTSNGNI comes from the coding sequence ATGAAAAATTTGTTTAGAAAATATTCACTTTTTTTTAGAATAGGGTTTACAATAATACTATTTTATATACTTTATCTGATCACTGATCTAAATCCAAACGAACTGTTAAAAACCATATCTAATGCTGAATCAAATTGGATTATTATTGCTTTTATCATTTTCAATGTTTCTATTTTTTTCAGTTCTTTTAGATGGTGGTATATTCTTAGAATTTTATCACTAAAAGCACCAATAATTCTCTGTGTTATTTCATATTACAGATCCTATTTTATGAATAACTTCTTACCGTCATCAGTGGGTGGGGATCTCTCCAGAATCTATTCAGTAGGGAAGTATTTCAATGATTCTGACAAGGTAATAACGACAGTAATTCTTGAAAGGGTCCTTGGATTAATTTCTCTAGTCTTCATTGCAGGTATTGGCATGCTTTTTCTGGATTTAGATTTTTATCTGGAAATAGCGAATCTTATTATTCTTGTTTTGCTGACTCTTTTTTTATTTTCGCTGGTGAATCCAATAAGCAATCAATTTTTTTTAAAGCTGATCTCTAAAATTCCCTTCAAATTCAAAAGAAGCATTCACAATATTGTTGAAACATTCCAGATATTTAGTAAAGAACCGCAAAAATTGATAATTTCCTTATTCCTTTCAATTGTTTTCAGATTTGTGGAAGGTTTATTTGTATGGGCTGTAGTAAAATCGTTAAAAATAGATTTTTCAATAGAATATGTAATCGTACTTCAATCGATAGTAAATGTTATTAAGTTTTTACCTGTTACAATTAACGGATTGGGGCTTAGTGAAGGTACTTGGGTTGCACTTACTGTAAATACAAATATTGGTGAAGAAAAAGCTATCCTGATAAGTTTAACCGCAATTACGGTATCTATCATAAACAGTCTGATCGGTGGCGTTCTGTTTCTAAAGAAAACAAGAACATCCAATGGTAATATATGA
- a CDS encoding DUF2723 domain-containing protein, whose protein sequence is MLEQNDVRRIKKYIGLGTFLISLIVYLMTVAPTTSYWDCGEFIATSRILGIPHPPGAPFFLLLGRVFSMLPIASDIGLRVNLISVFASSFTVLFLYLITIRLIAIWRGPVQDKLDIIIVFGASAVGALTYAFTDTFWFNAVEAEVYALSMFFTSFIIWALLKWVENHEDLESTKYILLIMLLVGLGTGVHLLNILTLPPALFLMWFYNRRLTVIFGVGMVLSIIVLFALEPHIKLYSLFIFVIIAFFLYRSENQDVSLAVIAPILLIIGYSSYLMIYIRAGLNPPINENDPSNIERFIAYLSRKQYGDTPQLRNAVYFMLGEENRAYLESVAKMGISAGSEQDPWKSHFNFFWQYQVVEMYIRYFNWQFVGKNIENIKQVVTLKGLYGVPFLIGLWGAISHFFKDWKRATTLFALFLVLGLGLIIYQNQDWGQPRERDYFYVGSFFIFSIWIGLGINFILDALKSNKIYRNLIIPVFAVSLLVPYLELQANYHTGDRTGNYLAWDYSKNILESCDKNAVLYTNGDNDTFPLWYLQEVEGIRTDVTILNLSLLNTDWYIKQMKEKVPELITYSTEYIEKNFNQETMDVDVVLKRLWQKPREMEIPSRDKNNPIKWKMEPTMYITLDNEPTGMIKVQDQMVLHILSNNAKLNWKYPICFAVTVSSKNYIGLDNYMRMDGLVYSLVDYEAKKSIEPEVLYDRLFSKFRDHYRNLGDKNVYYDDNNIRLLQNYRSAFMQLATNYIDDRQLSMIVNDSVPEVDVRSEIIDKELSFDQFENLSDREKIAYVLNWMDRFVPSSNIPYSNTMILPEIAGLFRYSGFSEKGNELLGNANIEKLDFDKKIEFLVRASRYGLNDFVENTLKKMSDDVKGEKNIDSKIKNSMDLYLVTSQINKPQILEDMRKEITEMIDKITSNRDRLQAYIEWSVAMYSAGDSKNAVSTLEKVGEEYEDVQCYTLIYQIHMRDQNKEKAMEAIDKVLSMDPENVEYKKRREALAFELGK, encoded by the coding sequence ATGCTTGAACAGAACGACGTGAGAAGGATCAAAAAATATATTGGTCTAGGTACGTTTTTAATAAGTCTTATTGTTTATCTCATGACTGTAGCTCCTACAACCTCCTATTGGGATTGTGGCGAGTTTATAGCAACATCCAGAATTTTGGGAATTCCACACCCTCCTGGTGCTCCTTTTTTTCTTCTTTTGGGAAGGGTTTTTTCCATGCTACCAATTGCTTCTGATATAGGTCTTAGAGTAAACCTAATCTCAGTATTTGCAAGTAGTTTTACAGTGCTATTTCTTTATTTGATAACTATTAGACTGATTGCAATATGGCGTGGTCCTGTGCAAGATAAGCTAGATATCATTATTGTTTTCGGTGCTTCTGCTGTTGGTGCTTTGACATATGCTTTTACCGATACATTTTGGTTTAATGCCGTTGAAGCTGAGGTTTATGCTCTTTCAATGTTTTTTACTTCATTTATAATTTGGGCACTATTAAAATGGGTGGAGAATCATGAGGATTTGGAAAGTACTAAATATATTCTTTTAATCATGCTTTTAGTTGGATTGGGAACTGGAGTTCATCTTCTGAATATTTTGACTTTGCCTCCTGCATTATTTTTAATGTGGTTTTACAATAGAAGACTTACCGTAATTTTTGGAGTTGGTATGGTCCTTTCTATTATAGTTTTATTCGCATTGGAACCACACATAAAATTATATTCTCTATTTATTTTCGTTATCATAGCTTTTTTTCTGTACAGATCAGAAAATCAAGATGTTTCACTTGCTGTTATAGCTCCTATACTCCTAATAATTGGTTATTCGTCATATTTGATGATCTACATTAGAGCTGGTTTAAATCCACCAATCAATGAAAATGACCCATCAAATATTGAAAGATTTATTGCCTATCTTTCCAGAAAACAGTATGGAGACACCCCTCAATTGAGAAATGCTGTATACTTTATGTTGGGTGAAGAAAATAGAGCGTATTTGGAATCTGTAGCTAAAATGGGAATATCAGCAGGCTCTGAACAAGATCCATGGAAATCTCATTTCAACTTTTTCTGGCAATACCAGGTAGTTGAAATGTATATACGATACTTCAACTGGCAATTTGTCGGTAAAAATATTGAAAACATTAAACAAGTAGTTACTCTTAAAGGTCTCTATGGAGTTCCATTCCTAATAGGACTTTGGGGTGCTATAAGTCACTTTTTTAAAGATTGGAAGAGAGCGACAACTTTATTTGCCTTATTCTTAGTGCTTGGACTTGGACTGATAATTTATCAAAATCAAGATTGGGGTCAGCCACGTGAGAGAGACTATTTCTACGTTGGTTCGTTCTTTATATTCTCTATTTGGATAGGTCTTGGTATCAATTTTATACTTGATGCTCTCAAGAGTAATAAAATCTATAGAAATTTGATAATTCCTGTTTTCGCAGTTTCACTTTTAGTGCCTTACCTTGAATTACAGGCCAACTATCATACCGGTGATAGGACTGGTAATTATCTTGCTTGGGATTATTCAAAAAATATTCTTGAAAGTTGCGATAAAAATGCCGTTCTCTATACAAATGGAGATAATGACACTTTCCCTCTTTGGTACTTACAGGAAGTTGAAGGTATAAGAACCGATGTTACAATTTTGAATCTTTCGCTTTTGAATACAGACTGGTACATTAAACAGATGAAGGAGAAAGTACCAGAATTGATAACTTACAGCACCGAATACATTGAGAAAAATTTTAATCAAGAAACTATGGATGTTGATGTTGTTTTAAAAAGATTGTGGCAAAAACCAAGAGAAATGGAAATTCCATCAAGAGATAAAAATAATCCTATTAAATGGAAAATGGAACCAACAATGTACATTACTCTTGATAATGAACCTACCGGGATGATAAAAGTTCAGGATCAAATGGTGTTACACATTTTAAGTAATAATGCTAAACTTAACTGGAAGTATCCTATATGCTTTGCTGTTACAGTGTCCAGTAAAAATTATATTGGTCTTGATAATTATATGAGAATGGATGGCTTGGTATATAGTTTAGTGGATTATGAGGCTAAAAAATCTATAGAACCAGAAGTTCTATATGACAGACTATTCTCAAAATTTAGAGATCATTATAGAAATCTTGGTGATAAAAATGTCTACTATGATGATAACAATATCAGACTTTTACAAAATTATCGATCAGCCTTTATGCAATTAGCAACAAATTACATTGATGACAGACAATTGAGCATGATAGTGAATGATTCCGTACCTGAAGTTGATGTAAGAAGTGAAATCATAGATAAAGAACTAAGTTTTGATCAATTCGAAAATTTATCAGATAGGGAGAAAATAGCGTACGTTTTAAATTGGATGGATAGATTTGTACCGAGCTCAAATATTCCTTATTCCAACACCATGATACTACCTGAGATTGCTGGTTTATTCAGGTATTCAGGTTTTTCTGAAAAAGGAAATGAGCTTCTAGGGAATGCAAATATTGAAAAACTTGATTTCGATAAAAAAATTGAATTTTTGGTTAGAGCTAGCAGATATGGTTTGAATGATTTTGTAGAGAATACTCTCAAAAAAATGAGTGATGATGTAAAAGGTGAAAAAAATATTGATAGCAAAATTAAAAACTCAATGGATCTCTATCTGGTCACATCACAGATAAATAAGCCACAAATTCTAGAGGATATGAGAAAAGAGATTACTGAAATGATTGATAAAATCACAAGTAATCGTGATAGATTGCAAGCTTATATTGAATGGTCTGTAGCAATGTATAGTGCTGGAGATTCAAAAAATGCCGTAAGTACTCTTGAAAAAGTTGGCGAAGAATACGAGGATGTACAATGCTACACCTTGATTTATCAAATACATATGCGAGACCAAAATAAAGAGAAAGCGATGGAGGCTATAGATAAAGTTTTGTCTATGGATCCTGAAAACGTAGAGTATAAAAAACGTAGAGAAGCCCTGGCATTTGAACTTGGCAAATAA